In Eschrichtius robustus isolate mEscRob2 chromosome 2, mEscRob2.pri, whole genome shotgun sequence, a single window of DNA contains:
- the MZB1 gene encoding marginal zone B- and B1-cell-specific protein, giving the protein MRLLLLLLLGAWTIPGGLGDRAPLTATAPELDDEEKFSAHMPAHLRCDACRAVAYQMWQHLTKAETKLHTLDSGGRGKLSESVYTDVLDRSCSQTWQGYGVGEVDQVKRLMGPGLNKGPEPSISVIIMGAPWPTRLSKTCFHYLGEFGEDQIYESHQQGQGALEALLCGGPRGACSEEAPVTRAEL; this is encoded by the exons ATgaggctgttgctgctgctgctgctgggggcCTGGACCATCCCAGGGGGCCTTGGGGACAGGGCCCCGCTCACAGCCACCGCCCCCGAGCTGGACGATGAAGAGAAGTTCTCAGCTCACATGCCTGCTCACCTGCGCTGTGACGCCTGCAGGGCGGTGGCCTACCAG ATGTGGCAGCACCTGACAAAGGCAGAGACCAAGCTTCACACCCTGGACTCCGGGGGCCGTGGCAAGCTGAGCGAGTCGGTATACACAGACGTCCTGGACCGGAGCTGCTCCCAGACCTGGCAGGG CTACGGAGTTGGAGAAGTGGACCAGGTGAAACGTCTCATGGGCCCAGGACTTAACAAGGGGCCGGAGCCAAGCATCAGTGTGATCATCATGGGGGCGCCGTGGCCCACCAG GCTCTCCAAGACATGCTTTCACTACCTGGGGGAGTTTGGAGAAGACCAGATCTATGAATCCCATCAACAAGGTCAAGGGGCCCTGGAGGCATTGCTGTGTGGAGGCCCCCGGGGGGCCTGCTCAGAGGAGGCACCAGTCACAAGGGCAGAGCTCTAG
- the PROB1 gene encoding proline-rich basic protein 1 codes for MRGRECAASGPSMLTAFAPPTLPGLPGRLPAAPARRQDSSSSSGSYHTAPGSPEPPDVGPDAEGRANRPTVAPVLGEGAQPRLSVSAQNSRQQLGPGSGFPRGPASGPRPPQPQLRMLPSGEMEVIFGAGPLFSRSDAEDSEVQQLTTRTFRSLSPPGSASPIPAEPQPQGPDGGSRWATYLQLRPRGPSPATPAQFECVEVALEERAAPARPRTVPKRQIELRPRPRSPPREASAPPPRLFLRTGSLDESLGRLQAAADLVQTALARKLSPATPAPSSATFGPTVPPEPATPETPRSTRVALEEARSRPPRVHYSSAPARAPRPWPSLRERAIRRDKPAPGTEPLGPVSSSIFLQSGEKIQEAHYQEPKTQFPRETPDRTVLRAQSPSSQSRAPREVSSKAVRPRSPSPLWQAPNGTVRGPRCPSPQNLSPWNRAIRKVSSPSLPEASSAWGNQDAAVTETVSRKSPSPPTLSQWNQGVASARSPSPEAPSSWEVPHPAGGDTVEGSRSPSPPTLSSWETPDCPTGTWSPSPQETWDSTVQSSAVVSTREAMNGVAQEELVPPTPSAPETPELTEAQSPSTREMPNLAFRGSQLSPAVAAPQLPLSRLVGTLDADARPEALGSGEAASGRPRVAIPRPRDVRKMVKTTYAPSFPASTPGSGLPAPPAEPRGEEGGASKTQELQAPGAPAPAHYTSVFLKDFLPVVSHPYETPEPTPDTVPRDVTQPNGVLRRRAENSTAKPFARTEIRLPGALALGRRPEGTQGVVVRGPGGKNRDAEPQRLVPDDKGRTSPLGGARTSPQKSPIGPAGTQPPGPPRPSSPQAHPSSSPGIAPKQETPPMAPEPAIAVQSPLPREPQASAGRAAPPQARAASAPPMDRSPEGPSQGARRPPGAAHPGKVLVDPESGRYYFVEAPRQPRLRLLFDPESGQYVEVLLPPSPSVPPRRVYTPLALGPGLYPPGYGPIPGLSLPPSPGPPAFSGPQLPWASEAGPLDGMYYLPVSGTPSPAPPLLLCAPPSSLGPAQPSKGSLFPV; via the coding sequence ATGCGAGGGAGAGAGTGCGCGGCGTCCGGCCCCAGCATGCTGACCGCGTTCGCCCCGCCAACCCTGCCCGGGCTCCCAGGGCGGCTGCCCGCCGCCCCCGCGCGGCGCCAGGACTCCTCCAGTTCGTCAGGCTCCTACCACACGGCTCCGGGTTCTCCAGAGCCCCCGGACGTTGGGCCGGACGCGGAGGGCAGGGCGAATAGGCCCACGGTGGCCCCTGTGCTGGGGGAGGGCGCGCAGCCTCGCCTGTCCGTCAGCGCCCAGAATAGCCGCCAGCAGCTCGGGCCCGGCTCGGGTTTCCCGCGAGGCCCGGCCTCGGGCCCGCGgccaccccagccccagctgcGCATGCTGCCGTCGGGGGAGATGGAAGTCATCTTCGGCGCCGGGCCCCTGTTCAGCCGTTCCGACGCGGAGGATAGCGAGGTGCAACAGCTCACGACGCGGACCTTCCGCAGCCTCTCTCCGCCCGGCTCCGCGTCTCCCATCCCTGCCGAACCGCAGCCCCAGGGTCCCGACGGTGGCTCCCGCTGGGCCACCTACCTGCAACTGCGACCCCGCGGGCCGAGTCCTGCCACCCCAGCGCAGTTCGAGTGTGTGGAGGTGGCGTTGGAGGAGCGTGCCGCGCCTGCCAGGCCCCGGACGGTGCCCAAACGTCAGATCGAGCTGCGCCCCCGGCCCCGGAGTCCCCCGCGGGAGGCCAGCGCGCCGCCCCCGCGACTGTTCCTGCGCACCGGCTCCCTGGACGAGTCTCTGGGCCGCCTGCAGGCTGCCGCGGACCTCGTGCAGACGGCGCTGGCCAGAAAACTGAGTCCCGCGACCCCTGCCCCAAGCAGCGCCACCTTCGGACCCACGGTACCGCCAGAGCCTGCGACCCCGGAAACGCCCCGCAGTACTCGAGTGGCCCTGGAGGAGGCCAGGTCTCGGCCACCTCGTGTGCATTATAGTTCAGCCCCCGCCAGGGCCCCACGACCGTGGCCTAGCCTCCGTGAGCGCGCAATTCGGCGCGACAAGCCCGCGCCCGGGACCGAGCCGCTGGGTCCAGTTAGTTCCAGCATCTTCCTGCAGTCTGGGGAGAAGATCCAGGAGGCGCACTACCAGGAACCCAAGACTCAGTTCCCGCGAGAGACTCCGGATCGAACCGTCCTGAGGGCACAGAGTCCTTCTTCCCAGTCTAGGGCCCCCCGGGAGGTTTCGAGTAAGGCTGTGAGACCGAGGAGCCCATCCCCGCTGTGGCAAGCTCCAAATGGGACCGTGCGGGGTCCTCGCTGCCCCTCGCCCCAGAACCTGTCCCCGTGGAATAGGGCTATCCGGAAGGTGAGTAGCCCGTCGCTCCCCGAGGCATCCTCCGCATGGGGAAATCAGGATGCTGCTGTCACTGAAACTGTCAGCAGAAAGAGCCCTTCCCCTCCGACCCTTTCCCAGTGGAATCAGGGTGTTGCCAGTGCAAGAAGCCCATCCCCCGAAGCTCCTTCCTCGTGGGAGGTTCCGCATCCGGCAGGTGGGGATACAGTTGAGGGGAGTAGGAGCCCGTCTCCGCCAACCTTGTCCTCATGGGAGACTCCAGATTGTCCTACTGGGACGTGGAGCCCATCGCCCCAAGAGACATGGGACTCCACAGTGCAGAGCTCAGCGGTAGTGTCTACGCGGGAAGCTATGAATGGCGTAGCCCAGGAGGAACTGGTGCCACCCACGCCATCTGCACCCGAGACTCCAGAGCTAACAGAGGCGCAGAGTCCGTCCACGCGGGAGATGCCGAATCTTGCCTTCCGAGGCAGCCAGCTGTCGCCAGCGGTGGCTgcaccccagctgcccctcagtcGCCTCGTGGGCACCCTGGATGCCGATGCGCGCCCGGAAGCCTTGGGCTCTGGAGAAGCGGCCTCGGGACGCCCGCGCGTGGCCATTCCGCGGCCCCGCGACGTGCGCAAGATGGTGAAGACCACATACGCGCCAAGCTTCCCGGCAAGCACCCCAGGCTCAGGGCTGCCTGCGCCTCCTGCGGAACCCCGCGGGGAGGAAGGCGGCGCATCCAAGACACAAGAGCTGCAGGCACCGGGGGCCCCCGCCCCGGCTCACTACACTTCCGTTTTTCTCAAGGACTTTCTGCCGGTCGTGTCACACCCCTACGAGACCCCAGAGCCAACCCCAGACACAGTCCCCCGGGACGTTACGCAGCCCAACGGGGTCCTGCGGCGGAGGGCAGAGAACAGCACGGCGAAACCCTTCGCGCGCACTGAGATCCGCCTGCCTGGTGCCTTGGCCTTAGGCCGCCGGCCGGAGGGAACCCAGGGAGTTGTGGTGCGCGGTCCTGGCGGAAAGAACAGGGATGCAGAGCCCCAGCGCCTGGTCCCCGACGACAAGGGTCGTACCAGCCCTCTAGGCGGCGCTCGCACATCACCCCAGAAGTCGCCGATAGGGCCGGCAGGGACCCAACCTCCCGGACCGCCCCGCCCCAGCTCCCCGCAGGCGCACCCTAGCTCGAGCCCTGGAATAGCACCGAAGCAGGAGACGCCGCCTATGGCCCCTGAGCCCGCGATTGCGGTCCAGTCGCCCCTCCCGCGGGAGCCCCAGGCGTCCGCTGGCAGAGCGGCCCCGCCCCAGGCCCGCGCCGCCTCGGCGCCTCCCATGGACCGGTCCCCGGAAGGCCCCTCCCAGGGGGCGCGTAGGCCGCCCGGGGCCGCGCACCCGGGGAAGGTCCTGGTGGACCCAGAGAGCGGCCGCTACTACTTTGTGGAGGCGCCGAGGCAGCCTCGGCTGCGGCTGCTCTTCGACCCCGAGAGCGGACAGTACGTGGAGGTGCTGCTGCCACCCTCGCCCTCGGTGCCACCCCGCCGCGTCTACACCCCGCTGGCCCTGGGCCCCGGCCTCTACCCGCCTGGCTATGGGCCTATCCCTGGCCTCTCACTGCCACCATCCCCGGGTCCGCCGGCCTTCAGCGGCCCCCAGCTACCCTGGGCCTCCGAGGCGGGGCCCCTGGACGGGATGTACTACCTGCCAGTGAGCGGGACCCCCAGCCCCGCGCCTCCTCtgctcctctgtgctccaccctcCAGCTTGGGTCCCGCCCAGCCGAGCAAGGGCTCCTTGTTCCCCGTGTGA